From Tripterygium wilfordii isolate XIE 37 chromosome 13, ASM1340144v1, whole genome shotgun sequence, the proteins below share one genomic window:
- the LOC120012218 gene encoding cytokinin riboside 5'-monophosphate phosphoribohydrolase LOG3-like translates to MASEMQESRFRRICVFCGSSQGKKTSYQDAAIELGNELVSRNIDLVYGGGSIGLMGLVSQAVHDGGRHVIGVIPKTLMPRELTGETVGEVKAVAGMHQRKAEMAKHSDAFIALPGGYGTLEELLEVITWAQLGIHDKPVGLLNVDGYYNSLLSFIDNSVEEGFVSPSARQIIVSAPTAKELVKKLEEYVPCHERVASQLSWDIEQLGYSHQTYDISR, encoded by the exons ATGGCGAGTGAAATGCAAGAGTCAAGGTTTAGGAGGATTTGTGTGTTCTGTGGGAGTAGTCAAGGCAAGAAGACTAGCTATCAAGATGCTGCTATTGAGCTTGGCAATGAATTG GTGTCAAGGAACATTGATTTGGTCTATGGAGGGGGCAGCATCGGTTTGATGGGATTGGTTTCACAAGCTGTTCATGATGGCGGTCGTCATGTTATTGG AGTTATTCCCAAGACGCTCATGCCTCGAGAG TTAACTGGTGAAACAGTAGGGGAAGTGAAGGCAGTAGCAGGCATGCACCAAAGGAAGGCTGAGATGGCTAAGCATTCTGATGCCTTTATTGCCTTACCAG GTGGTTATGGAACTTTAGAGGAACTACTTGAGGTGATTACCTGGGCACAACTTGGAATTCATGATAAGCCG GTGGGATTGCTGAATGTTGATGGATATTATAATTCCTTGCTCTCATTCATTGACAATTCTGTGGAAGAGGGATTTGTTAGCCCAAGTGCGCGCCAAATCATTGTGTCCGCACCAACAGCAAAAGAGTTGGTGAAAAAACTGGAG GAGTATGTCCCCTGCCATGAAAGAGTTGCTTCACAGTTGAGCTGGGATATTGAGCAACTTGGATACTCTCATCAAACATATGATATCTCTAGGTGA